A region from the Leptospira venezuelensis genome encodes:
- a CDS encoding metallophosphoesterase family protein, producing the protein MRIIYLTDIHDGLRGLKEVLIGTECDLYLFSGDIIYKAFFNPERIIEFVTLQEDMYRIMDDVKEEINPYDYATRAVRFPEKYLPNVVEKSHDYRRLFHQAAKTMKEKYELIEIIIQKYAKAPVWLLPGNYDIDLQYSALYERDLHRKTFDMGGLKFAGYGGAPVITSGIPEKLAVKFHEYNRNGKNYSEPEDFFKEENPDVVVIHNPAYGFLDKIPSFGNVGSQGIRRYLDDYSPALVVSGHVHEDQGIIKKGKTVFLNPSNFGPVDSVFGFQPGGFFSEIEIENNLVKNVKLNRLSDHSIRHLLEVDCSGDKLALVQASSDSEVPAEDFIR; encoded by the coding sequence ATGAGGATCATTTACCTCACCGATATCCACGACGGACTAAGAGGATTGAAAGAAGTCCTTATAGGAACCGAATGTGACTTGTACCTTTTCTCCGGCGATATTATCTACAAAGCCTTTTTCAATCCAGAACGAATCATAGAATTTGTAACTCTCCAAGAAGATATGTATCGTATCATGGATGATGTCAAAGAAGAGATCAATCCTTACGATTATGCAACTAGAGCGGTACGTTTTCCGGAAAAGTACCTGCCTAACGTTGTTGAAAAGTCCCACGATTACAGAAGGTTATTCCACCAAGCTGCAAAAACGATGAAGGAAAAGTACGAACTCATCGAAATCATTATCCAAAAATATGCAAAAGCACCTGTCTGGCTATTACCAGGAAATTATGATATAGATCTTCAATATTCCGCGTTATACGAAAGAGACCTGCATAGAAAAACTTTCGATATGGGAGGATTAAAATTTGCAGGTTATGGTGGAGCTCCAGTGATCACTTCAGGTATTCCTGAAAAGTTAGCGGTAAAATTCCACGAGTATAATCGTAACGGAAAAAATTACAGTGAACCAGAAGACTTCTTTAAAGAAGAAAATCCAGACGTAGTTGTGATCCATAATCCTGCATATGGATTTTTAGATAAAATCCCCAGTTTCGGAAATGTAGGTTCTCAAGGGATCAGAAGATATTTAGACGATTATTCTCCTGCCTTAGTTGTCTCGGGTCACGTTCATGAAGACCAAGGGATCATAAAAAAAGGGAAAACAGTGTTTTTGAATCCTTCTAATTTTGGACCAGTTGATTCTGTTTTCGGGTTTCAACCTGGGGGCTTCTTCTCTGAAATAGAAATAGAAAACAATCTTGTAAAAAATGTAAAACTGAATAGACTATCGGATCACTCAATTCGCCACCTTTTAGAAGTCGATTGCTCTGGAGACAAGTTAGCCCTTGTCCAGGCAAGCAGCGACTCAGAAGTTCCGGCGGAAGATTTTATCCGATAG
- the recG gene encoding ATP-dependent DNA helicase RecG, whose product MKNSVSDKKNSTISLSSSIGVVKGVGPKKREVLESVGIKTIQDLLGWFPRRYLDRNLTENILLKQGESVTLILEVIDSYLAHGKKSRLVVSAKTKNNEPISLVFFRGIQFFRRVFQPGILVAVTGKLEYFRGFQLMHPDYEVLSYGGNSEISEDDLPESIHTGRIIPLYPTTEAMRDEHLNSRELRKLIHFALKLLEGRIQEILPAQVVKKRNLMDRAQAYNEIHFPTEDEQLGRARTRFKYEELYYFNLLIEYKRSQRAKIHRVLWPLPESKTAKDLIKNLPFELTPDQKASLAKISEWTKSDTPAAILLQGDVGSGKTLVALLTALKYTDNQIQVCMVAPTEILARQHYQTVMNFLGNMPFLRIELLVGKEPKKTRAEKIFRIKTGESLFIIGTHSVFQEDVIFKDLGLAIIDEQHKFGVEQRETLRAKGKNPDILAMTATPIPRTLCLTLYGDLELVTLKNRPAGRIPIKTLWFTESKRAGVYKSIQKYVSQGRQCYIVYPLVEESEKSDLKSCIEAYETLRKDVFPEFKVGLLHGKMETSEKDRVMKLFQQNEIQILVSTTVIEVGVDVPNASVMVIEHSDRFGISQLHQLRGRVGRGKHESFCILISDSKITEEARYRIQALVDSDDGFFLSEADLKLRGPGELLGVRQSGLPDFKIADLREDSQWIEISREDANEFGNLGDLEKSEIVSRFSEGALLFSN is encoded by the coding sequence ATGAAGAACTCGGTCTCTGATAAAAAAAATTCTACCATTTCCCTATCCAGCTCCATCGGAGTTGTTAAAGGTGTCGGACCTAAAAAGCGGGAAGTTTTAGAATCCGTAGGGATCAAAACTATCCAAGATCTTTTAGGATGGTTTCCACGCAGGTACTTAGATCGGAACTTAACGGAAAACATTCTACTCAAACAGGGAGAATCAGTTACATTAATTTTAGAAGTAATCGATTCCTATTTGGCTCATGGAAAAAAATCCAGACTAGTTGTTTCTGCGAAAACGAAAAACAATGAGCCAATCAGTTTAGTTTTCTTCAGGGGTATCCAATTTTTTCGCCGAGTTTTCCAACCAGGAATTCTCGTAGCCGTAACTGGAAAGCTGGAATATTTTAGAGGTTTCCAACTTATGCATCCGGATTACGAAGTTCTATCTTATGGTGGAAATTCGGAAATCTCAGAAGACGATCTTCCTGAGAGTATTCATACAGGCCGCATCATTCCTCTTTATCCTACAACAGAAGCAATGAGAGATGAACATCTCAATTCCAGAGAACTTCGTAAACTAATCCATTTTGCATTAAAACTTTTAGAAGGTAGAATTCAGGAAATTCTTCCTGCACAAGTTGTCAAAAAAAGAAATCTGATGGATCGAGCTCAGGCTTATAATGAGATCCATTTTCCTACTGAAGACGAACAACTAGGGAGAGCAAGGACCAGATTTAAATACGAAGAATTATATTATTTCAATCTTCTGATAGAATACAAACGTTCTCAGAGAGCAAAAATTCATAGAGTTTTGTGGCCCCTTCCTGAGTCCAAAACAGCAAAAGATCTAATTAAAAATTTACCTTTCGAGTTAACACCTGATCAGAAAGCAAGTCTCGCAAAAATTTCAGAATGGACCAAGTCGGATACTCCAGCTGCGATTCTACTGCAAGGAGATGTAGGTTCCGGAAAAACCTTGGTAGCACTGCTCACTGCGCTTAAATACACAGACAACCAGATTCAAGTATGCATGGTGGCCCCTACTGAAATATTAGCCAGACAACATTATCAAACCGTAATGAACTTTTTAGGGAATATGCCTTTCTTACGAATAGAGCTTTTAGTAGGAAAGGAACCTAAAAAAACGAGAGCCGAAAAAATATTCAGGATCAAAACAGGAGAATCACTATTTATCATAGGAACTCATAGTGTTTTCCAAGAAGATGTGATCTTCAAAGACCTAGGACTTGCGATCATAGACGAACAACATAAGTTCGGAGTGGAACAAAGAGAAACATTAAGAGCCAAAGGAAAAAACCCGGATATTCTCGCAATGACTGCCACTCCAATTCCAAGAACACTTTGTCTTACTCTGTATGGAGACTTGGAATTAGTAACCTTAAAAAATCGTCCCGCTGGCAGGATCCCAATCAAAACGTTATGGTTTACTGAAAGCAAAAGAGCCGGAGTTTATAAATCAATCCAAAAGTACGTCTCTCAAGGAAGACAATGTTATATAGTTTATCCGCTGGTAGAAGAATCTGAAAAATCAGATCTTAAATCATGCATAGAAGCATACGAAACATTAAGAAAAGATGTTTTTCCTGAATTCAAAGTAGGACTTCTTCACGGGAAAATGGAAACCTCTGAAAAAGATAGGGTTATGAAATTGTTCCAACAAAATGAGATCCAAATCTTAGTCAGTACAACGGTAATCGAAGTTGGTGTAGACGTTCCAAATGCTTCTGTGATGGTAATAGAACATTCTGATAGATTCGGGATCTCTCAGCTTCACCAGTTAAGAGGCCGAGTAGGTCGGGGAAAACATGAGAGCTTTTGTATCTTAATTTCAGACTCCAAAATTACGGAAGAAGCAAGATATCGCATCCAAGCGTTGGTAGACTCTGACGATGGATTTTTCTTATCCGAAGCTGATCTAAAATTAAGAGGTCCTGGAGAACTTTTAGGTGTTAGACAAAGTGGATTGCCGGACTTTAAGATCGCTGACTTAAGAGAAGACAGTCAATGGATTGAAATTTCTAGAGAAGATGCGAATGAATTCGGGAATTTAGGAGATCTGGAAAAATCGGAAATCGTTTCTAGATTTTCGGAAGGCGCTTTATTGTTTTCGAATTAA
- a CDS encoding TIGR04452 family lipoprotein, whose protein sequence is MKKIITLLLPLFLTFNCVLFDAIGLSYPDTVDGTEAKSIILTSAVIGSAVSGFEVLSILAPQLAKVEEDKYYNKADVDDCANEALIINLLTVDLGGFTCDLNPRPTIIPFIY, encoded by the coding sequence ATGAAAAAAATCATCACTCTTCTTCTGCCACTGTTCCTAACTTTTAATTGTGTTCTATTTGATGCAATTGGTCTGTCCTATCCGGACACAGTAGATGGAACTGAAGCAAAAAGTATTATCCTGACAAGCGCAGTTATTGGATCCGCAGTAAGCGGTTTCGAAGTTCTTTCTATTCTTGCTCCTCAATTAGCAAAAGTAGAAGAAGATAAATACTATAACAAAGCGGATGTTGACGATTGTGCAAACGAAGCATTGATCATTAACTTGCTCACTGTAGATTTAGGTGGTTTTACTTGCGATCTAAACCCTAGACCAACGATTATTCCGTTTATCTACTGA
- a CDS encoding M15 family metallopeptidase — MPLLFRCLVLVLIFCNFYLFSQTTDETYQGISETSYLIGDFPKEKALVSFTNPGDPRQFFLRKETKAAFIKLKEEYKKDHPKERQEPFIISAHRSFSDQKSIWEDKYSGKKKMRESIKGKTPSQIISLILEFSSAPGTSRHHWGTDIDINALENSYFEKGGRGEIFYNWMKKNAHRFGFCQPYSSKSERAGKGYNEEKWHWSYAPLSNRFQKAWVDSYKKGKLNFKGKFQGSDFLGDLPLEYVTAINPDCARID, encoded by the coding sequence ATGCCGCTGCTATTCCGATGTTTAGTACTTGTTCTGATTTTCTGCAACTTCTACTTATTTTCCCAAACGACAGACGAAACCTACCAAGGTATTTCAGAAACTTCGTACCTGATCGGAGATTTCCCAAAGGAGAAAGCGCTCGTGTCTTTTACGAATCCTGGTGATCCAAGACAATTCTTTCTAAGAAAAGAGACCAAGGCTGCATTTATAAAATTAAAAGAAGAATATAAAAAAGACCATCCCAAAGAAAGACAGGAGCCATTCATAATTTCCGCTCATAGATCTTTTTCGGATCAAAAATCTATCTGGGAAGACAAGTATTCCGGAAAGAAGAAGATGAGAGAATCTATAAAAGGCAAAACTCCTTCTCAGATCATCTCCTTAATCTTAGAATTTTCTAGTGCACCAGGCACCTCCCGTCATCATTGGGGAACCGATATTGATATAAATGCTCTGGAAAATTCCTATTTTGAAAAAGGTGGAAGAGGTGAAATCTTCTATAATTGGATGAAGAAGAACGCTCACAGATTTGGATTCTGCCAGCCTTATTCATCGAAATCTGAAAGAGCTGGGAAAGGTTATAATGAAGAGAAATGGCATTGGTCTTATGCTCCTCTCTCAAATCGATTCCAAAAAGCTTGGGTAGATTCTTATAAAAAAGGGAAATTAAACTTCAAAGGAAAATTCCAGGGATCCGACTTTTTAGGGGACTTACCCCTGGAATATGTAACGGCTATTAATCCGGACTGCGCCAGAATAGATTAA
- the lpxA gene encoding acyl-ACP--UDP-N-acetylglucosamine O-acyltransferase — protein sequence MKIHPTAIVDSKAELHESVEVGAYTIIEKDVVIGEGTIIETGARIFAGTKLGKFNKVHHGAIIGVGPQDLGFDPSTPSKTIIGDNNTFKEYSNIHKGTKVDSPTIIGNRNYVMGNAHVGHDCILGDDNILTHGLVLAGHVTVGNKAFISGLVAVHQFCFVGDYAMIAGCSKVVQDVPPFATADGNPCTIIGLNTVGLKRGGFSPETRSAIKNAYKTIYHSGMNYRTALDQLEKESGHPPEVLQIIKFFRDSDRGVMNHR from the coding sequence ATGAAAATTCACCCAACAGCCATCGTCGATTCGAAAGCGGAACTGCATGAGTCCGTCGAAGTCGGTGCATATACAATTATAGAAAAAGATGTGGTAATCGGCGAAGGAACCATAATCGAAACCGGAGCTCGAATTTTCGCAGGTACTAAATTAGGCAAATTCAACAAAGTCCATCATGGAGCAATAATCGGAGTCGGTCCTCAGGATTTAGGCTTTGATCCGAGCACTCCGAGCAAAACAATCATCGGAGATAATAATACTTTTAAGGAATATTCCAATATTCACAAGGGGACTAAGGTTGATTCTCCCACTATTATCGGAAATAGGAACTATGTGATGGGAAATGCACACGTAGGTCATGACTGTATTTTAGGAGATGATAATATTCTAACTCATGGTCTTGTTTTGGCAGGACACGTTACGGTCGGTAATAAGGCATTTATTTCCGGTTTAGTTGCAGTTCACCAATTTTGTTTTGTGGGTGATTATGCGATGATAGCAGGTTGTTCTAAAGTAGTCCAAGACGTTCCTCCTTTTGCTACTGCAGATGGAAACCCTTGCACCATTATAGGTTTGAACACTGTAGGTTTAAAAAGGGGAGGATTTTCTCCTGAAACCAGATCAGCAATTAAGAACGCATACAAGACAATCTATCATTCTGGCATGAATTATAGAACCGCTTTGGATCAATTGGAGAAGGAATCAGGTCATCCACCTGAGGTTCTACAGATCATCAAGTTCTTCAGGGACAGTGATCGTGGAGTAATGAACCACAGATAA
- a CDS encoding Hpt domain-containing protein has translation MLVDWSRLDSLKQGDDEDDIIWLEEMVRSLRKNMNSRLENIKTFTGEKKSVELQAELHQTKGVAANFGLAGVQKNVTEAEQKLKEGDLEACLALCQELPSLWEQTKKELAPKFPE, from the coding sequence ATGCTAGTGGATTGGTCTCGTCTAGATTCCCTAAAACAAGGCGATGATGAAGATGATATTATTTGGCTGGAAGAAATGGTACGTTCTTTACGCAAGAATATGAACAGCCGTTTAGAGAATATCAAAACTTTCACTGGTGAAAAGAAAAGCGTAGAACTCCAAGCAGAATTACACCAGACAAAAGGTGTTGCAGCAAATTTCGGACTCGCAGGTGTTCAGAAGAATGTTACTGAGGCTGAACAAAAATTGAAGGAAGGAGACTTAGAAGCTTGTTTAGCTCTTTGTCAGGAACTTCCGAGTCTTTGGGAGCAAACCAAAAAAGAATTAGCTCCCAAATTTCCGGAATAA
- a CDS encoding N-acetylneuraminate synthase family protein: MDIVELEKGYPETEAKIKALASECGNATEIIRGAVVSDTIHFIGDTRKISDKEGYVKELPGVTRIWNVSLPYKNIARTAAGKNGEVVHRENRIVEVHGKDGLVRKFGTGKHIFLVGPDSPQTYEQTVTIAKQAVEIGKKFGILDRIIFRGGAFKPRTRPTDWRGMGWDGIKLLDQVKEETGLPYVTEVMDHTMAEEVSKHADMIQIGTRNAQDFELLEAVGRTGKPVILKRGFGNEAIEWFSAAEYIANQGNLNIVLCERGVKTLFIKEGYCRNTPDLNVITHAKNQTILPVIFDPSHVAGDDKIVVSNLLASLPFNPDGSITETLHVEEFRKEQMCDAAQALLMSLYEKTVEAILTYEEKIKPLTDKVDSYFLERKGKK; encoded by the coding sequence GTGGACATAGTCGAACTGGAGAAGGGATATCCGGAAACTGAAGCAAAAATAAAGGCTTTGGCATCCGAATGTGGGAACGCCACCGAGATTATTCGCGGAGCGGTTGTATCCGATACCATTCATTTTATCGGGGATACCCGTAAGATCTCCGACAAGGAAGGTTATGTAAAAGAACTTCCTGGTGTGACTAGAATTTGGAACGTATCATTGCCTTATAAAAATATTGCTCGTACGGCTGCCGGTAAAAATGGCGAAGTAGTTCATCGTGAGAATCGAATTGTGGAAGTTCATGGAAAAGATGGACTCGTTCGTAAGTTTGGAACTGGAAAACATATCTTCCTAGTTGGTCCGGATTCTCCTCAAACGTATGAGCAAACAGTTACTATCGCAAAACAAGCGGTGGAGATCGGAAAAAAATTCGGAATCTTAGATCGTATCATCTTCAGAGGTGGAGCTTTCAAACCTAGGACTCGTCCAACTGATTGGAGAGGAATGGGCTGGGACGGTATTAAATTACTTGATCAAGTAAAAGAAGAAACCGGACTTCCGTACGTAACTGAAGTTATGGATCATACCATGGCTGAAGAAGTTTCCAAACATGCGGACATGATCCAGATTGGAACTCGCAACGCTCAAGACTTTGAACTTTTAGAAGCAGTGGGTCGCACCGGCAAACCTGTGATCTTAAAAAGAGGTTTCGGTAACGAAGCTATAGAGTGGTTTTCAGCTGCAGAATATATTGCTAATCAAGGAAATTTGAATATAGTTCTTTGTGAAAGAGGGGTGAAAACTCTTTTTATTAAGGAAGGATATTGCCGTAACACTCCGGATTTGAACGTGATCACTCACGCTAAGAATCAAACAATTCTTCCTGTGATCTTCGACCCAAGCCATGTTGCCGGGGATGACAAGATCGTGGTTTCCAATTTATTGGCTTCTCTTCCGTTTAATCCGGATGGATCCATTACTGAAACTTTACATGTAGAAGAGTTCCGGAAAGAACAGATGTGTGATGCTGCTCAGGCGCTTCTCATGTCCCTATACGAAAAAACTGTAGAAGCTATTTTAACCTATGAGGAAAAAATCAAACCTCTAACAGACAAGGTAGATTCTTATTTTTTGGAACGTAAGGGGAAAAAATAA
- the panB gene encoding 3-methyl-2-oxobutanoate hydroxymethyltransferase translates to MRDVSKIFPRGPKPVDKKITVLTCYDFMFARILEESGVDCILVGDTLGVVYQGQPTTLPVTLDEMIYHAKAVRRGAPNTFVVVDLPFLSYQVSLEEGIRSAGKVMKESGCDAVKFEGGGPEILELIYKLERIGIPVMGHIGLTPQSVNVFGGHKIQGKAEQDKARLISEAKGISDAGAFSIVFELIPSALAKEISESVPIPTIGIGAGAATDGQVLVIYDFLGLNKGFKPKFLKTFLNGYDDVSGAVKNYIQEVRNGSFPGPEHSH, encoded by the coding sequence ATGAGAGATGTTAGTAAAATATTTCCCAGAGGGCCAAAGCCTGTAGATAAAAAGATAACAGTATTGACCTGTTATGATTTTATGTTCGCAAGGATTTTAGAAGAATCCGGTGTGGATTGTATTCTTGTAGGGGACACTCTCGGAGTTGTCTACCAAGGCCAGCCAACCACCTTGCCTGTGACATTGGATGAGATGATCTATCATGCAAAAGCAGTCAGGAGAGGAGCCCCTAATACATTCGTAGTTGTGGACCTTCCATTTCTAAGCTATCAGGTTTCCTTAGAAGAAGGCATTCGTTCTGCTGGCAAGGTAATGAAAGAAAGCGGATGTGACGCAGTAAAATTTGAGGGCGGCGGTCCCGAAATTCTGGAACTTATTTATAAACTAGAAAGGATAGGCATCCCAGTTATGGGACATATAGGCCTTACTCCTCAATCCGTAAACGTTTTCGGAGGACATAAAATCCAAGGAAAGGCAGAGCAAGATAAGGCTAGATTGATAAGCGAAGCAAAAGGAATCTCTGATGCAGGAGCATTTTCTATTGTTTTCGAGCTGATCCCTTCTGCTCTTGCTAAAGAAATTTCAGAATCTGTCCCAATTCCTACGATCGGGATAGGGGCGGGAGCAGCGACCGACGGACAGGTCCTAGTAATTTACGATTTTCTTGGATTGAATAAGGGCTTTAAGCCTAAGTTCTTAAAAACTTTCCTGAATGGATACGACGATGTCTCTGGTGCAGTCAAAAATTATATTCAGGAAGTGAGAAATGGAAGTTTTCCTGGGCCGGAACATTCTCATTAA
- the folK gene encoding 2-amino-4-hydroxy-6-hydroxymethyldihydropteridine diphosphokinase produces MDKNNHIAFLCLGTNIGDRELYLSDAIQKISAHPEIQILKKGTALNTEALEVTDQPDFLNQLLQISTHLSPKELLDFLLGIENEMGRVRTRDKGPRVIDIDILSIDDMKVHEKGLHLPHHSLFTRPFILELLNELGEGSLIQAFGNPSEG; encoded by the coding sequence ATGGATAAAAATAATCACATCGCGTTTCTTTGCTTGGGTACCAATATCGGAGATCGTGAATTGTATCTTTCAGATGCGATACAGAAGATCAGTGCTCATCCTGAGATACAGATCCTAAAAAAAGGAACTGCCTTAAACACTGAAGCTCTAGAAGTTACAGATCAACCTGACTTCTTAAATCAACTTCTACAAATATCTACTCATCTATCTCCTAAAGAACTTTTAGATTTTTTACTCGGAATTGAAAATGAAATGGGAAGGGTCCGAACAAGAGACAAAGGCCCTCGTGTTATCGATATAGATATTTTATCCATCGATGATATGAAGGTCCATGAGAAGGGTTTACATCTTCCGCATCATAGTCTGTTTACACGTCCTTTTATATTAGAACTTTTAAATGAACTCGGAGAAGGCTCCCTGATCCAAGCTTTTGGGAATCCTTCGGAGGGATGA
- the zapE gene encoding AFG1/ZapE family ATPase, protein MNLNNLTPIREGSPSCKFCAGVGFLLEENVKNSSSGVLLLCSCVGESCPCGGKAPYMVYDESQNRMLPCVCHNARMELGKVEYLVKKAGIPARYKYRTLDRMDTTELSFLAAHDWANDIVVKWKERERIQQGLYLWGGTGSGKTLLACAILNELILRYGLTCKYAKINRDFLSTIRDSYQKESELHGMEQTIKKQFADVEVLVLDDFGANKESDWANSQLYDLIDTRYEEEKVTILTSNIPPSDWKDKAEGRIFSRLMEMAKQIHLDCPDYRLSHSAFGNH, encoded by the coding sequence ATGAATTTAAACAATTTAACCCCGATTAGAGAAGGTTCTCCAAGCTGTAAATTCTGCGCTGGAGTCGGATTTCTTTTGGAGGAGAATGTAAAGAATTCTAGCTCCGGAGTTTTGTTACTCTGTTCCTGTGTGGGTGAGTCCTGCCCTTGCGGTGGTAAAGCTCCGTACATGGTCTACGATGAAAGCCAAAACAGAATGTTACCTTGTGTCTGTCATAACGCTAGAATGGAATTGGGCAAGGTAGAATACTTGGTGAAGAAGGCTGGGATTCCCGCAAGATACAAGTATAGGACCTTGGATCGAATGGATACAACGGAACTTTCTTTCTTAGCGGCTCATGACTGGGCAAATGATATTGTAGTAAAATGGAAAGAACGGGAAAGAATACAACAAGGTCTGTATCTTTGGGGCGGAACTGGTTCCGGAAAGACACTACTTGCTTGTGCTATTCTGAATGAACTGATTCTTCGCTACGGTTTGACATGCAAATATGCAAAGATCAATCGTGACTTTCTTTCTACCATTCGAGACAGTTATCAGAAAGAAAGTGAACTCCATGGAATGGAGCAAACTATTAAGAAACAATTTGCTGACGTCGAAGTTTTAGTCCTGGATGATTTCGGAGCGAATAAAGAATCCGATTGGGCTAACTCTCAATTATATGATCTGATTGATACGAGATATGAAGAAGAGAAAGTAACCATCCTCACTTCCAATATTCCTCCTTCTGATTGGAAAGACAAGGCAGAAGGTAGGATCTTTTCTAGACTAATGGAGATGGCAAAACAAATCCATTTAGATTGCCCCGATTATCGTCTAAGTCATAGTGCATTTGGAAATCATTGA
- the fcpA gene encoding flagellar coiling protein FcpA produces MKVMKTIFVLLAVVGLNLSLFAQNQGGQDTTDAKAAADKIDELLKGELVPEDDDKNLTEEAKKRKKEIQEQEAIWKNPDFKGYDKNFQELHQLSKAFANNKFRLALTSYQSGVNTVLKMREAVEQYRKEEAEKKRLDEKWYWQKVDRKAREDRVVSRQKLEAKQQALNYFTKAINHLDEIKNPDLRERAEFKRLLSDVYRSWIVTEYDLQNLPQCIPILELYIEVNENEKEYPAHKYLASCYAFEENMIKKYGGASEDQMFKFRHKKNIHLLRATELKYGKDSPEYKHIVALINKDEVISVRP; encoded by the coding sequence ATGAAGGTGATGAAGACTATATTCGTTCTTCTGGCCGTGGTCGGACTCAACCTCTCCTTGTTCGCACAGAACCAAGGGGGGCAGGATACGACAGATGCCAAGGCGGCAGCTGACAAGATCGACGAACTGCTGAAAGGTGAGCTCGTTCCGGAAGACGACGACAAGAATCTAACGGAAGAAGCTAAGAAACGTAAAAAAGAAATCCAGGAGCAGGAAGCGATCTGGAAGAACCCTGACTTCAAAGGTTACGACAAGAACTTCCAAGAACTCCATCAGCTTTCTAAGGCTTTCGCGAACAACAAGTTCCGCCTGGCCCTGACTAGCTATCAATCCGGAGTTAATACCGTCCTCAAGATGAGGGAAGCTGTTGAGCAGTACCGTAAAGAGGAAGCGGAGAAGAAACGTCTAGACGAGAAATGGTACTGGCAAAAGGTCGACCGTAAAGCTCGCGAGGATCGTGTCGTTTCCCGCCAAAAGTTGGAAGCAAAACAACAAGCATTGAATTATTTCACCAAGGCAATCAACCATTTGGATGAGATCAAGAACCCGGATCTACGTGAACGTGCCGAGTTCAAAAGACTTCTTTCCGATGTATACAGATCTTGGATTGTTACTGAATACGATCTACAAAACTTACCTCAGTGTATTCCTATATTGGAACTCTACATCGAGGTTAATGAAAACGAGAAAGAATACCCAGCTCACAAGTATCTTGCAAGCTGCTACGCTTTCGAGGAAAACATGATCAAGAAATACGGTGGAGCAAGCGAAGACCAGATGTTCAAATTCCGTCACAAGAAAAACATCCACCTTCTACGCGCTACCGAGCTGAAATATGGAAAGGATTCTCCGGAATACAAACACATCGTTGCTTTGATAAACAAAGACGAAGTGATTTCGGTTCGCCCATAA
- a CDS encoding LA_3696 family protein → MIEPIVLVPKALRNSLGEEGAEALVSLINQANWGGKKFMEEFVSERFEKRLMEETGKLRLEFKEETAKLWIAIAELRAEMHAGFAGIQEQFKEVYKEIASIHKTIASQTRWMVGVIIASVLPIYLGLAKLIFQ, encoded by the coding sequence ATGATAGAACCAATAGTATTAGTTCCCAAGGCACTTAGGAACAGTTTAGGCGAAGAAGGTGCTGAGGCTCTTGTCAGTCTTATAAATCAAGCCAATTGGGGAGGGAAAAAGTTTATGGAAGAATTCGTTTCGGAAAGATTTGAAAAAAGACTTATGGAAGAGACCGGCAAGCTTCGTTTAGAATTTAAAGAAGAAACCGCAAAGTTATGGATTGCAATTGCTGAACTAAGAGCAGAAATGCATGCAGGTTTTGCGGGCATCCAAGAACAATTCAAAGAAGTATATAAGGAAATCGCAAGTATTCACAAGACGATTGCTTCCCAAACAAGATGGATGGTTGGAGTGATTATTGCTTCCGTTCTCCCTATTTACTTGGGTCTTGCAAAACTGATCTTTCAATAA